The Streptococcus iniae genome contains the following window.
TGATAGAATTGTGTTTAATGCCGATTCTAGACCTGTTTTACCTACTAAACTCTTGCTGCCATCTTTATTTTCCTGCAAGGAAGCTAAACCAACAAGTTCAGAAGCAAAAGTTCCATTTGGATACATGCGTCCTGGACTCGTTGAAAAGGAGATGCCTTTTATTTTAGCCTTCTCCATTTCTTTTCGAATATTAGTCATCTTGCTGTATGAAATGCCTGAGCCAGCCGTTCCAAAGGAAACCTGAAAAAGTTTTTTCTGATTTAACTGTTTGAGAACATCTTTCTTTTTCATTCCCAGTTGTTCTTTTAAAATCTTAGCAACTTTATCATATTGTGAGGGTTGAACAAAGAGTTTCTCACCTGTTGCAGAAATAAAGGAATTATCCAAAACAGCATAAATGCTATAAGTTGTCGAATCAATGGCAATAGCAACACCGTTTCGGTCATAAATGGTTCCACGTTTTGCTTGCACCGTTACTTTTTCTTGGTAAACACTGCGAGCACCTTGTGATAAATTAACCCCAAATTTACTATCAGACCCAATAATAATCACAAAATTTATGATAAAAATGAAGAACATAAAGATAGCTAAAATCATCATGTTCTGTCCAACGTGAATACGGTTATTAACAGGTGTTTTGCGATCACGAACAGCGTAATCTAAAAATAATTTTTGAAATTTTTTCATAGATTACTCTACTTTCTTAATGTTATCATTGTGATTGCTTAAACCACCCTCGCCAGCAATCTCAACAATTCGGTCTCGTCGAGACAACTCATTTACTTCTTGTTTGGCGTTATTCAAATCCGTTCTTTTATCACTAATTTGACTATTTAGACGAGTGATTTCTTGTTGTAATTGCAATTTACGACTCTGCAAATAAATAATACTAACAGCCATTGTAATAGCTGTAATAATAATGGCAGCATAAAAAGCTTTCTCAATTCTCGAGAAAGTTCGAATGCGTTTTTGCAATGCTGATGAAATGGCTTGCGTTCTAGTTTCATTGTTCATAATCTTAATTCCGAATTTTTCTGGCAACACGAAGTTTTGCCGAATGTGCGCGGTTATTAGCATTTAACTCTTCCTGACTTGGAAGAATTGGTTTACGAGAAACAAGTTCAAACTTTGGTTGCATCTCCTCAGGAATAAAAGGAATTCCTTTAGGAACATCAACGGTACTTGCTTCTTTAAACAATTGTTTTGTCAGCCTATCTTCTAATGAATGGAAAGTAATTACTGAGATGCGACCATCTAAGGCAAGTAAATCCATGGCTTGCTGTATAGATTCATCAGCTGCCCCAAGCTCATCATTAACCTCAATACGTATCGCTTGGAAAATTTGTTTTGCTGGGTGGCCTTTTTTCTTAAGTTCCTTAGCTGGTTTGGCTGATTTGATAATTTCTGCCAATTCTGTAGTAGTCTCAATAGGTTTGAGACTTCTAGCAGCTTCAATTTTACGGGCGATTTGCTTAGAAAATTTATCTTCCCCGTACTTGAAGAAAAGACGTACCAAATCATGATAGTCATACTCATTAACAACATGATAAGCTGTCAAAGGAGCGTCTGCATCCATTCTCATATCCAAAGGGGCATCTTGTCGATAAGAAAAGCCTCGTTCCCTATGGTCTAATTGTGGGCTTGAAACGCCTAAATCATAAAGGATTCCATCAATTGTCTCAACTCCCAAAGAGGTCAACTGTGACGCTAAATGTCTAAAATTATCTTTAATAAAAGTTACTTGTCCTTTATCAATGTATGGTTTTAGGACTAGTTGAGCATTATCGATAGCATTTTGATCTTGATCAAAACAATAGAGATGCCCCTTATCATTTAATTGCGACAGCAAATAGGCCGAATGCCCTGCACCACCTAAGGTAGCATCTACATAGACACCATCAGGCTTGATTGCAAGCATATCGACTGTTTCTTTTAAAAGTACGGTTACGTGATGAAATTCTTTTGTCATAACTTTAATTTTAACATATTTTAGATATTAAGAAAACAAAAAGGGAAACTCTAGCCTAAAGCTCAGCTGCTTCCCCATTTTCTCATTGTCTGGTTTGCCCATTGCCATTGATGTAATACTTACTACTGGTTAAGGCTTCTAATCCCATTGGGCCACGCGCATGCATCTTCTGTGTTGAAATGCCGATTTCTGCGCCTAGACCAAATACAAAACCATCTGTAAAACGTGTTGACGCATTAACATAAACAGCTGCCGAGTCAATCAAGTCTTGAAATTGCTCCGCTGCCTGAAGGTTGTTAGTGATAATAGCCTCTGAATGGTGGCTAGAATGAGCGTTAATAAAAGAAATAGCCTCATCAAGAGAAGATACCGTCTTAACAGACATAATGTAATCTAAGAATTCTGTTGCAAAATCCTCTGGCACAGCTTGTTTAGCAGTACTAAAGTAAGGCAGTGCCTTATCATCTGCTCTAAACTCAATAGCTTGCTTTCCTTTTAGACTTTTTTCTAAAGCTGGAATAAAATGCTCTATTATTTTTTCATGAACAACTAAACTTTCAGCTGCGTTACACACACTTGGTCTTTGGGTTTTGGCATTGATCACAATTTGGCATGCCATATCGATATCGGCATCTTTGTCAACATAGATATGAACATTCCCAACACCTGTCTCAATAACAGGAACTTTGGCTTTCTCCTTGACTGTTTGAATGAGTTTAGCACCACCACGCGGAATTAAAAGGTCAACATAATGACTTGCCTGCATTAATTCTTCCGCCATCTGGTGAGAGGTGTCTTCCAGTAGTTGAACAGCATCCTGGCAAATAGACGCTTGTTTTAGACTTTGTCGTATTACCTTAACCAAGGCCATATTCGAATAAATCGCATCTCGACCGCCACGTAAAATAATGGCATTGTTGGTTTTGAAGGCTAAGCTAAAAGCATCCACTGACACATTAGGACGACTTTCAAAAATCATGGCTATAACCCCTATAGGGACACGTTTTTGCATGATTTTAAGCCCATCACTATTTGTATAACCCTTTATCACCTGCCCAATTGGATCTTGTAATTCTGCAACTTGACGAACCCCGTTAGCAATTGATGCAATGCTCTCTTTAGTCAATCGTAACCGATCACTCATAACCTCTGAAATACCATGCTCTTTAGCTTTATTAAGGTCCTTAAGGTTTTCTGCTAATAGAAAATCTGTTTGTGTCTCAAGATTGTCTGCTAACAAGACCAAAAAATCATTTTTTTCTTTTGTCGGCAACTGGATCAGGGCCAAGCTAGCTTTCTTGGCATTTTGTCCTAATTGATCAATTATTGTCATAAGTCTCTCCTATTTTTGCACAAACCAGGTTCCAATCACTTGTCCTTCAAGGACTCGTAAAATATCACGAGGATTCTTACCATTCATCAAAATCATTTGCCCGTTAGTATCAAAGACCATCTGAGC
Protein-coding sequences here:
- the ftsL gene encoding cell division protein FtsL — encoded protein: MNNETRTQAISSALQKRIRTFSRIEKAFYAAIIITAITMAVSIIYLQSRKLQLQQEITRLNSQISDKRTDLNNAKQEVNELSRRDRIVEIAGEGGLSNHNDNIKKVE
- the rsmH gene encoding 16S rRNA (cytosine(1402)-N(4))-methyltransferase RsmH, translated to MTKEFHHVTVLLKETVDMLAIKPDGVYVDATLGGAGHSAYLLSQLNDKGHLYCFDQDQNAIDNAQLVLKPYIDKGQVTFIKDNFRHLASQLTSLGVETIDGILYDLGVSSPQLDHRERGFSYRQDAPLDMRMDADAPLTAYHVVNEYDYHDLVRLFFKYGEDKFSKQIARKIEAARSLKPIETTTELAEIIKSAKPAKELKKKGHPAKQIFQAIRIEVNDELGAADESIQQAMDLLALDGRISVITFHSLEDRLTKQLFKEASTVDVPKGIPFIPEEMQPKFELVSRKPILPSQEELNANNRAHSAKLRVARKIRN
- a CDS encoding glutamate-5-semialdehyde dehydrogenase, giving the protein MTIIDQLGQNAKKASLALIQLPTKEKNDFLVLLADNLETQTDFLLAENLKDLNKAKEHGISEVMSDRLRLTKESIASIANGVRQVAELQDPIGQVIKGYTNSDGLKIMQKRVPIGVIAMIFESRPNVSVDAFSLAFKTNNAIILRGGRDAIYSNMALVKVIRQSLKQASICQDAVQLLEDTSHQMAEELMQASHYVDLLIPRGGAKLIQTVKEKAKVPVIETGVGNVHIYVDKDADIDMACQIVINAKTQRPSVCNAAESLVVHEKIIEHFIPALEKSLKGKQAIEFRADDKALPYFSTAKQAVPEDFATEFLDYIMSVKTVSSLDEAISFINAHSSHHSEAIITNNLQAAEQFQDLIDSAAVYVNASTRFTDGFVFGLGAEIGISTQKMHARGPMGLEALTSSKYYINGNGQTRQ